One stretch of Miscanthus floridulus cultivar M001 chromosome 18, ASM1932011v1, whole genome shotgun sequence DNA includes these proteins:
- the LOC136524867 gene encoding transcription factor SPEECHLESS-like — protein MAEALCDQLFSDVDGDLMRQHTSDTDDLLGILEAWEDCVTGDGATTPRGAEILHQTAADAAATPKPAAAKRRRQGCREEDGTAVPAPKRQRCSPVSSDAAAASEDGAANKTSHITVERNRRKQMNEHLAVLRSLMPCFYVKRGDQASIIGGVVDYIKELQQVLQSLEAKKQRKAYTEQVLSPRPPACCSPRPPLSPRPPLPPLKSTPPISPRPAVPISPRTPPTPSSPYKPCKQLISVVPLPPPGSSAYASPAMTPTREPAAASYLPSLDTIAADLCAYAATNKQLQAALPAAAGGGIVLPDVKVEFSGANLVVKTVSHRAPGQTVKVIAALEGRSLEILDAKINTVNDTAVNSYTIKIGIECELSAEELVQEIQRAFSS, from the exons ATGGCGGAGGCACTGTGCGATCAGCTCTTCTCCGACGTCGACGGCGACCTGATGCGGCAGCACACTTCCGACACCGACGACCTCTTGGGCATCCTCGAGGCGTGGGAGGACTGCGTCACTGGCGATGGTGCAACTACTCCCCGCGGCGCTGAGATCCTGCATCAGACTGCTGCTGACGCCGCCGCAACGCCCAAGCCCGCGGCCGCAAAACGTCGGCGGCAAGGGTGCCGGGAAGAGGATGGCACGGCGGTGCCGGCGCCAAAGAGGCAAAGGTGCTCGCCGGTATCCTCGGATGCAGCGGCGGCGAGTGAAGATGGTGCGGCAAATAAGACCTCGCACATCACAGTGGAGCGCAACCGGAGGAAACAAATGAACGAGCACCTCGCCGTGCTTCGCTCGCTCATGCCCTGCTTCTACGTCAAGCGA GGAGACCAGGCATCCATCATTGGAGGGGTGGTGGACTACATCAAGGAGCTGCAGCAAGTGCTGCAGTCGCTGGAGGCCAAGAAGCAGCGCAAGGCCTACACCGAGCAGGTACTCAGCCCACGGCCACCGGCGTGCTGCAGCCCCCGCCCTCCGCTCAGCCCACGGCCGCCCCTGCCGCCACTCAAGTCCACGCCGCCTATAAGCCCGCGGCCCGCCGTCCCCATCAGCCCCAGGACGCCGCCGACTCCCAGCAGCCCGTACAAACCATGCAAGCAGCTGATATCGGTAGTGCCCCTACCGCCACCGGGCTCGTCGGCCTACGCGTCCCCGGCGATGACGCCAACACGCGAGCCAGCGGCAGCCTCCTACCTGCCGTCGCTGGACACCATCGCTGCCGACCTCTGTGCCTACGCCGCCACCAACAAGCAGCTGCAGGCGGCGCTGCCAGCAGCGGCCGGTGGTGGGATCGTCCTCCCGGACGTCAAGGTGGAGTTCTCCGGCGCCAACCTGGTGGTGAAGACAGTGTCGCACCGTGCGCCGGGGCAGACCGTAAAGGTCATCGCCGCGCTGGAGGGGCGGTCACTGGAGATCCTCGACGCCAAGATCAACACAGTCAACGACACTGCGGTGAACTCCTACACCATCAAG ATTGGAATAGAGTGCGAGCTCAGCGCTGAAGAGCTGGTGCAAGAGATTCAGCGAGCGTTCTCGTCGTAA